The genomic window CAAAGAAGATTGATACTTCACCATTTTCGAGACGACTTGCACCTGAGTGCATTGGGAGAATATTTTTTTCTGGAAGTCTATAGTTCATGGCCGCGAACATACTCTTCTTAATTTCACCCGCGTAAAGTGTTCCACAGATAATTGTTGTGTTTGTCTCAAGGCAAGTTACAACCGCTACATCGTCACGAAGATTGAACTCTTTCGGATCAAGCTTTAGTTCTGGCGCGTGAAGAATTGTGTAGTCAGTATTATTAAAATCTCTCATCTTCTCTCTAAAAAGATGAGTAGAGAAAAGCGCATGATTAGGGTGAGTCGTAACAAGACGAGCTCCGATATTATGAACTTCGTCAGCACCAACTGATCTCTCCGTTACGAATAGATCTTTTGAGTCATTTAAGAAATTTAAGACATGTGACTTAAGTTTTGCGAAAGTTTCTGGAGTCATCGGGTGTAGATTATTTTCCCACCACACAGTATTTTCAGTTGCAGCTGATTTAACGATATATCTATCGTTAGCCGCGCGCCCAGTATATTTTCCTGTCTTAACAACAAGAGCACCATCCTTAGTTAACTTTCCGATCCCTCTCGCTACAGCTTGTTCAACTAGTTCTGCACGAGATAGGTTAAAGTAAATATTATTCGGACTTCTGTCGAGGTTAATACCTAGGGATTGATAAAAAGATGTCATGATTTCTCCAATTCGTATTTGATACTGTTAGTCATTTTTTGTTGTGACTCAATTTAACTATATTTAATGCCATTTGATAACTGCTTTTTTGAGGCATTTTTACAAAAATAGTGTGAGAATATATCGATGTTTGGAGCCGCATTGAAACGGTTGAAACTTTAATAGAATTTGATATATAAGTAATAGAAAAAATGTATAATTTTGCGCTCTGCGCACTTGGAGAGAAGGCCACAGATGAAGAAGCTTAGTTCTACGGAAATTAGAGAAAAATTTCTTGAATACTTTGAGAAAAATGATCACTTAAAAATTAAACCAGCATCAATTGTTCCAGAGAACGATCCTACGCTTCTTTTTATTAACTCTGGTATGGCACCTCTCAAAAATTACTTTCTTGGAAGAGAAGTTCCTCCAAGTCCAAGACTTGCTAACTTCCAACCATGTATTCGTACAAAAGATATCGATGATGTTGGAGACAGGCACCACCTCACAATTTTTGAAATGATGGGGTCATGGTCAATCGGTGACTACTACAAAGAAAGAGCATGTGAACTTGCTTATAATCTTCTTGTTAAGGAATTAGGTTTTCCAGCTGAGAGATTATACTTCACTGTTTATGGTGGAAACGAAGCTATTGGTATTAAGCCAGACTTTGAATCTGTAGAAGCTTGGAAGAAATGTGGAGTTCCTGAGGACCATATCGTTATGCTTGGTGATGATAACTTTTGGGGACCAGCAGGGGACACTGGTCCATGTGGTCCATGTACAGAGGTCTTCTTTGATTGTGGTCCAGAGTATGGTCCAGAATATAAACCAGGTGGGCACTTTGATGATGTTAGTCGCTACATTGAAATTTGGAACGCTGGCGTTTTCATGGAGCTTAACAAAAATAAAGACGGAAGCTTTGATCCACTTCCACTAAAGTCTGTTGATACAGGTTCAGGTCTTGAAAGACTTGCCATGGTCATGGGTGGACATGACTCTGTTTATGATACAGATCTTTTAAAGCCACTTGTTGATCTTTCTAGAGAACTCATTAAAACTGATGATGTAGCAACTAATCGTATGCTTTCTGATCACATGAGAGCAACGGTAATGATCCTTGCTGAAGGTGTAATGCCAAGTAATGAAGGTCAGGGATATATTCCAAGAAGACTAATTAGAAAATGTGTTGCTGCTTGTATTTCTCGTGGTGTTTCTCATCCAGACTTTACTAAGCATGTTGATAAAACAATTGAGATTCTTGGAGATAATTACCCACAACTAAAATCTGCAAGAGAGGCGATTCTTTATAACCTTTCTCAAGAGGTTGATGAATTCGTTCCGACTGTTAGAAACGGTTTAGAGATGATTGCGTCTGAATTGCAAACAAATAAGAAATCAAATGAACTATTTCCAGGGAAAATTGCATTTGAACTTGTTACAACTCATGGTCTACCTCTTGAAGTCATTAAAGCAGAACTAAAGAGTAAGAAAATTCCATTTGATGAGAAGGGATTTGAAGAGTGTTACGAAGAACATAGAAAAACTTCACGCGTAATTTCGAGAAAAGGTTCGACTTCTGAAGACCAAGCAAAAGTTGAAGAGGCATTTCTTTCAGAAGAAAATACAGAGTTTACTGGATACGATAAGACGAAAGATCTTTCGACTGTTGTAAAAACTTACTCTTCAGATGGACAGACAATTTACTTCTCAACTTTTAAAACACCATTTTACGGTGAGTCTGGTGGGCAGGCCGGAGATATTGGTTATGCGACAACATCAAACGGAAAAGTGGAAATTATTGATACAATCAAAATCAAGGGAACTCATGTTCATGTGGGACATGTTATTGAAGGAAAACTTGAAGAAGGTGATCAAGTTGAATTAGTTGTTGATGAAAAAAATAGAAAAGCATCAATGAGAAATCACACAGCTACTCACTTACTACACTCAGCACTTCATAAAGTTATTGGAACGCATGCTATTCAAAAAGGTTCTTCTGTATCTGCTGATAGACTTCGTTTTGACTTTCAAAATCCTGGTGCTGTGACAAAAGATGAACTAGAAAAAGTAGAACTTCTTGTTAATTCTTGGATTATGTCAAATAACTCAAAGACAACTGATCTTTGTGGCTATGAAGAAGCAATAGAAAAAGGTGCAATGGCCCTTTTTGGTGAGAAATATGATTCAGAAGTTCGAGTTGTTTCTTTTGGCCCTGAATCTGTAGAGCTTTGTGGTGGTACTCACGTTAATGCAACTGGTGATATTGGATTATTCCTTATCACAGCTGAAAGTTCAGTGGCTAAAGGTGTAAGACGTATTGAAGCCGTTACTGGTGAAAAGGCAATTCTTCTAATGCAGGAGAGGGCGAAGTTTTTAAGAGACGCTTCTGAGGAGTTAAAAGTAAAGCCAGAAGAAGTCGCTACAAAAATTAAAGAACTTAGAATTGAAATGAAAAATAAAATCAAAGAAGCAAAGGAAAATGCGGGAAGTGCTTCTTTGGAAAAAGAAATTAAACTTGAAGTATCTGGAGTTAAATTCTTCGCAGGTGTGACTAGTGGTGATCCAAATGATCTTAAGGCCATGGGTGATGACCTTATCAACCGTGGAGAGTATCAACTTATTTGTCTTACAGGAAAAGACGATAAATCTGTTAAGGCATTTGTTTGGTCAAATGATTCTTTAAATAAGAAAGTTAAGGCCGGTGATGCACTTAAAAATATTCTCGAGGTAATCGGTGGACGTGGTGGTGGAAAGCCGCAATTTGCTCAGGGTGGTTCACCTGAAGTTGCAAAATTACCAGACCTTGTGAAATACCTAGAATCTGACTTCCAAGCTTGGTTATCTACTAAAATTTAATCAATATAGTCGCTATTTCATAATAAATAGCGACTACTTTTCTCTCATTTTCATCTACTTATAGCCGATAAATTATTACTATTTACAAAAAATAAGGTGATTCTATGCCCAAGCGAGTTCCACTCGTTAATGATTGGATAGAAAATTATACTAACTCAAAAATGGTGATCTTATCAAAGAATTATTCATTAAGTTTCGGAGAATATTAAATGAATAAAAATATTGAAAAACAGAAAACTGGATTTATTCAAAAGGTGAAATTCTTTCATTGGATTGTCTTAGTTCTTTCAGTTGCATTGACACTAGTTGTATGGAAAATTACAAAGAAGCAAACTTATGATAAGGAAAAAGTTCGCTTTGACAGAGAAGCTGATCAGGTCGTTAGTATTATTATTGAAAGAATGCAGAAATACGAAGAGGCGCTGTGGAGTGGGGTAGCCGCAATTCGAATGAATGGGGATAAAATATCGAGAAAGGAATGGGAAGTATTTAGTCGAAAATTCCAAATTGAAAAAAAGTATCCAGGTATTAATGGAATAGGTGTAATTTACAAAGTTTCAAAAAATAACCTGAAGAAGTTTATTGATTATGAAAAGAGATTCTATCCAGACTTTAAGCCTTATCCAGATCATGAGAAAAATGATAAGTGGGTAATTACTTATATTGAGCCAGTGGAAGATAATAGAAAAGCTGTCGGTCTTGATATGGCACACGAACAGAATCGTTATCAAGCGGCTTTAAGGGCCGAAGAGACGGGCCAGGCGCAGGTTACTGGACCCATTGTTCTAGTTCAAGATTCAAAAAAAACACCTGGATTTCTTTTCTATACGCCTTTTTATAAGAATGAAAATATTTCAACAGCTGAAGGTAGAAAGGAAAATTTGATTGGCCTTGTCTATGCTCCGTTTGTGATGCGAAAACTTATGGAAGGTGTTCTTGATGAGAAGCTACGCGCAGTTAGTTTGTCAATTAGTGATGGTGATTCTGTTCTTTATAATGAGTTGAGTGAAACAAGAGATACACCAAGCTTTAAGAGCACAAAAAATATAAATATCTATGGTAGAGTTTGGAAAGTTAGTATCGAGACAAACAAGCTTTTTAATAAAAATACAAATAATACTCTGTCTAAATTAATATTAGTCGCAGGATTCTTGATTGATTTTCTCGTGTTCTTGCTATTTA from Bacteriovorax sp. Seq25_V includes these protein-coding regions:
- the alaS gene encoding alanine--tRNA ligase, with product MKKLSSTEIREKFLEYFEKNDHLKIKPASIVPENDPTLLFINSGMAPLKNYFLGREVPPSPRLANFQPCIRTKDIDDVGDRHHLTIFEMMGSWSIGDYYKERACELAYNLLVKELGFPAERLYFTVYGGNEAIGIKPDFESVEAWKKCGVPEDHIVMLGDDNFWGPAGDTGPCGPCTEVFFDCGPEYGPEYKPGGHFDDVSRYIEIWNAGVFMELNKNKDGSFDPLPLKSVDTGSGLERLAMVMGGHDSVYDTDLLKPLVDLSRELIKTDDVATNRMLSDHMRATVMILAEGVMPSNEGQGYIPRRLIRKCVAACISRGVSHPDFTKHVDKTIEILGDNYPQLKSAREAILYNLSQEVDEFVPTVRNGLEMIASELQTNKKSNELFPGKIAFELVTTHGLPLEVIKAELKSKKIPFDEKGFEECYEEHRKTSRVISRKGSTSEDQAKVEEAFLSEENTEFTGYDKTKDLSTVVKTYSSDGQTIYFSTFKTPFYGESGGQAGDIGYATTSNGKVEIIDTIKIKGTHVHVGHVIEGKLEEGDQVELVVDEKNRKASMRNHTATHLLHSALHKVIGTHAIQKGSSVSADRLRFDFQNPGAVTKDELEKVELLVNSWIMSNNSKTTDLCGYEEAIEKGAMALFGEKYDSEVRVVSFGPESVELCGGTHVNATGDIGLFLITAESSVAKGVRRIEAVTGEKAILLMQERAKFLRDASEELKVKPEEVATKIKELRIEMKNKIKEAKENAGSASLEKEIKLEVSGVKFFAGVTSGDPNDLKAMGDDLINRGEYQLICLTGKDDKSVKAFVWSNDSLNKKVKAGDALKNILEVIGGRGGGKPQFAQGGSPEVAKLPDLVKYLESDFQAWLSTKI